AATAACGAAATAGTAAGCTGCTGACATCATATCAACTTGGGGGTTagagaagaaaaagggtgaTTGGCGGCGGATCAAGCCATCGCTCCGGAGAGCAAACCAAAATCAACTATCCAGATTTAATTCCCTCCCTTAATCCAAGGGTGTGTATAGCCCACCGCATTGGCCAAAACAAAAACTTCCACTTTGTATCTTCTTCCTCATCTTCTCTCAAACTCCGAATAAATCCTTCAAACTTACACCCTAATCCACTCCCTGTTTCACTTTCACCTTCACTTTCAGTTTCAAACTCtcagattctttttttttttctttctctaattCCTTTTCCCATTTTGGGTTTTGATTTTACATTAAATTCTGCttcattgtttttatttttttctttttgttccaCTGTTAATACGGAGGAGGAAGATAAGATGCAAAGCAACGGTTCTGATTCGCAGCCACAGGAACCAAATCAACGGCATCAACAACAGCCGCAGCCATGGATACCGCCAATGCAGTACCCGCCGCCGCCCATGGTAATGCCGCATCATATGATGACGCCGCAACATTATATGGCGCCGCCGTTACCGCCGCCGTATATGCATTATCATCACCAGTATCACCACCATCATCTCCCTATTCAACATTCGCAACCGCTGAAGGGATCTGGTAGTGAAAATAAGACGATTTGGGTCGGTGACTTGCATCATTGGATGGACGAGAGTTACCTTCATTCCTGCTTCTCTTCTGTCGGCGAGGTTCGATTTCTATCTTCTTTTCCTATtatctctctgttttttttaaGCGTTTTGTAGTTTGGTGATTAATGTGTAACATTCGCTGTCTGTACGTTACTAATCTTATAAGTTGTTACGATGAATCGATGATGGGTTATTTGCTGACTTGCTggaattttcgtcgttgaagTTCTCGATTAAATCGGGTTTTAGAAAGTGATACATTCTCTTTGTTATAGTAAGGGTGTAAATATTGAATGTTTCCTTAGTTTCttattttgatgatttttgtttttttggtgGTTTCCGTACTTGATTGTCGTTGTTCAATTTCAACACGAAAGAGCAGAACTAAATGACAATTATAAATTTGATCAAATATTTGGTTTGGTTTTGGAAAATTAAAAAACAGTTTTTGCTACTCTGAGGCAGTGAACATTTACTGGAATTGTCTGTTGCAGatttacttacatttttttgATATCAGTAAGCTAGAGAAGAATCTGCTTAAAAATGTAGCACTGTATTTTGTCAAAATgtttttggaattaaataattatgaatgaGAGATTTGGCAGTATGTTTTAAGACTTTTAGTCCTGTTTAGAATGACTGTATCTCCCGACCTCTCAAATTCACAGCATATTGAAAAATATTGTGAAAAGTATATGAAGAAATACTATAGTAGGTTATGTTGTTAGTAAATGAAAGAATACATCCTCTAGTATTTGACATTTGACATCCCGTAGTGTTGTGTGACAATCTTTTTTCTTGTTGAAAATTTTTGAATTGTTCTTTGGTTGACATGATCACATTGAACATTGATTGTTCTATTTTCTGTATGATGCAGATTTCGTCTATGAAAGTCATTCGTAATAAGCAAACTGGTTTGTCTGAAGGGTATGGATTTGTAGAATTTTTATCTCATGCAACAGCTGAGAAAGTTCTTCAAAACTATTCTGGAATGTTCATGCCAAGTACAGAGCAGACTTTCCGCCTGAATTGGGCGACATTTAGTACTGGTGACAAGCGATCAGATAATGATCCTGATCTTTCTATTTTTGTTGGAGACTTAGCTGCAGATGTTACCGATTCTTTGTTGTACGAAACATTTTCTAGTAAATTTCCTTCTGTTAAAGCAGCAAAAGTTGTGATTGATGCCAACACTGGTCGTTCAAA
This region of Cucumis melo cultivar AY chromosome 7, USDA_Cmelo_AY_1.0, whole genome shotgun sequence genomic DNA includes:
- the LOC103493523 gene encoding polyadenylate-binding protein RBP47-like; this translates as MQSNGSDSQPQEPNQRHQQQPQPWIPPMQYPPPPMVMPHHMMTPQHYMAPPLPPPYMHYHHQYHHHHLPIQHSQPLKGSGSENKTIWVGDLHHWMDESYLHSCFSSVGEISSMKVIRNKQTGLSEGYGFVEFLSHATAEKVLQNYSGMFMPSTEQTFRLNWATFSTGDKRSDNDPDLSIFVGDLAADVTDSLLYETFSSKFPSVKAAKVVIDANTGRSKGYGFVRFGDDNERSQAMTEMNGIYCSSRPMRIGAATPRKSSGYQQQHSSQGGGYSTNGYFSQGLQSEGDSANTTIFVGGLDPNVTDEDLRQPFSQHGEIVSVKIPVGKGCGFVQFANRNDAEEALQKLNGTVIGKQTVRLSWGRNPANKQFREFGNQWNGAYYGGHIYDGYGYGLASPHDPSMYHAAYGAYTVYGNHQQQVEQMKLL